The following proteins are encoded in a genomic region of Alphaproteobacteria bacterium:
- a CDS encoding cytosine deaminase, protein MRNVSALLEDGNLAKRDIVVEKGKIADILIAGAAPIDIGPDLKGAMVWPCPVDVHTHLDKGHIWPRNPNVDGTFFGALTGTMEDRKAHWNAADVEARFEFGVKTAYARGVSAIRTHLDSFPPQAEISWPVFAKLRDKWAGKVTLQAASIVSMDLFATDGGKQLADLVAKHNGLLGCVTRMAGEDHAGVPAGFDELMEKVFILAEERGLDLDLHVDETDDTTARTLIRIAKIALKRKFKGKIQCGHCCSLSLQEEDAIAETVKLCADAGIAVVSLPMCNMYLQGRKAGRTPRWRGVTVLHEMRAAGMNVAVGGDNVRDPFYAYGDHDMAETFVQAVRILQLDHPLDGWALAATKNPADTMRLPQAGRLAKGVPADLIVFKARSWSEFLSRAQSDRAVIRNGKAIDTSPPDFAELDGIVGAP, encoded by the coding sequence CTGCGCAATGTCAGCGCTTTGCTCGAAGACGGCAATCTCGCCAAGCGCGACATCGTGGTCGAAAAAGGCAAGATCGCCGATATCCTGATTGCGGGGGCGGCCCCCATCGATATCGGCCCCGATTTGAAGGGGGCCATGGTTTGGCCCTGCCCGGTCGACGTGCACACCCATCTCGACAAGGGGCATATCTGGCCGCGCAACCCGAACGTGGACGGCACGTTCTTCGGCGCGTTGACCGGGACGATGGAGGACCGCAAGGCGCATTGGAACGCGGCCGACGTCGAAGCGCGCTTCGAGTTCGGCGTGAAGACCGCCTATGCGCGCGGCGTGTCGGCGATCCGCACCCATCTCGACAGTTTCCCGCCGCAGGCCGAAATCTCGTGGCCCGTCTTCGCGAAACTGCGCGACAAATGGGCCGGCAAGGTCACGCTGCAAGCCGCGTCCATCGTGTCGATGGATCTGTTCGCGACCGACGGCGGCAAGCAGCTCGCCGATCTCGTCGCCAAGCATAACGGCTTGCTCGGCTGCGTCACGCGCATGGCGGGCGAAGACCATGCCGGCGTACCCGCCGGTTTCGACGAATTGATGGAGAAGGTCTTCATCCTGGCCGAGGAGCGCGGCCTCGATCTCGACCTGCATGTCGACGAAACCGACGACACCACGGCGCGCACGCTGATCCGCATCGCCAAGATCGCGCTGAAGCGCAAATTCAAGGGCAAGATCCAATGCGGGCATTGCTGCTCGCTGTCCTTGCAGGAGGAAGACGCGATCGCCGAAACGGTGAAACTCTGCGCCGATGCGGGCATCGCCGTCGTCTCGCTGCCGATGTGCAATATGTATCTGCAAGGCCGCAAGGCCGGCCGCACGCCGCGCTGGCGCGGCGTGACCGTGCTGCACGAAATGCGCGCGGCGGGCATGAACGTCGCCGTCGGCGGCGATAACGTCCGCGACCCGTTTTACGCCTATGGCGATCACGACATGGCCGAGACCTTCGTCCAGGCCGTGCGCATCCTGCAGCTCGACCATCCGCTGGACGGCTGGGCGCTGGCCGCGACCAAGAACCCGGCCGACACGATGCGCTTGCCGCAAGCCGGCCGTTTGGCCAAGGGCGTGCCCGCCGATCTGATCGTGTTCAAGGCGCGCAGCTGGTCGGAGTTCCTGTCGCGCGCGCAAAGCGACCGCGCCGTGATCCGCAACGGCAAGGCGATCGACACATCGCCGCCCGATTTCGCCGAGCTCGACGGAATCGTCGGGGCGCCGTGA
- a CDS encoding ABC transporter permease, translating into MTTTPLAQVAEQDGTAPVFLREKTILGLPASAWPKILMPLAVGLLSLGAWEMVVRINQIPHYILPGPILIATTMWQDWGTLSGSLWITLSISLAALAVAVVAGVALAILFAQSKWVELSFFPYAVILQVTPVVAIAPLIIIWVDNVQLSLLICAWIVAFFPILSNTTLGLNSADHNLLNLFQLYRASRFQTLLYLRLPAATPYFLAGLKISGGLSLIGAVVAEFVAGTGGSASGLAYRILESGYQLRIPRMFAALFMISISGIVIFLCLSFLSHLVLRRWHESALKREN; encoded by the coding sequence ATGACCACGACACCGCTCGCACAAGTCGCCGAACAGGACGGCACCGCGCCGGTCTTCCTGCGGGAAAAGACGATCCTCGGTCTGCCCGCGTCGGCTTGGCCGAAAATTCTGATGCCGCTCGCCGTCGGCCTGTTGTCGCTGGGCGCTTGGGAAATGGTCGTGCGGATCAACCAGATCCCGCACTACATCCTCCCCGGCCCGATCCTGATCGCCACGACGATGTGGCAGGATTGGGGAACGCTGTCGGGCTCGCTGTGGATCACGCTGTCGATCTCGCTCGCGGCCCTTGCGGTCGCGGTCGTCGCGGGTGTCGCCCTCGCCATTCTGTTCGCGCAGTCGAAATGGGTCGAGCTCTCGTTCTTCCCCTACGCCGTCATTTTGCAGGTGACGCCGGTGGTCGCGATCGCGCCCCTGATCATCATCTGGGTCGACAACGTCCAACTCTCGTTGCTCATCTGCGCCTGGATCGTCGCCTTCTTCCCGATCCTGTCGAACACGACGCTCGGCCTCAACTCGGCCGATCACAATCTGCTGAATTTGTTTCAGCTCTACCGCGCCTCGCGCTTCCAGACGCTGCTCTATCTGCGTCTGCCCGCCGCCACGCCCTATTTCCTCGCGGGTCTTAAAATCTCGGGCGGCCTCAGCCTGATCGGCGCGGTGGTCGCGGAGTTCGTCGCGGGCACAGGCGGTTCCGCTTCGGGTCTCGCCTATCGCATTTTGGAATCGGGCTATCAGTTGCGCATTCCGCGCATGTTCGCCGCATTGTTCATGATCTCGATCTCCGGAATCGTGATCTTCTTGTGTTTGTCGTTCCTGTCGCATCTCGTGCTGCGCCGCTGGCACGAAAGCGCCCTCAAGCGGGAGAATTGA
- a CDS encoding ABC transporter ATP-binding protein produces MTAFANAAKLQERPATRPVVSCRGVAKVFSNGTLALQNVDLDIKHHQFVSLLGPSGCGKSTLLRLIAGLGEPSAGEIDWPADREGDAHALSFVFQEPTLMPWASALKNVMLPLKIARMSADEARGRAADALRLVGLSAFENSYPRELSGGMKMRVSIARALVTRPQVLLMDEPFAALDEITRFKLNNDLLRLWQDSNFTVVFVTHSVFESVFLSERIVVMAARPGRIIEDIEVAAPYPRDNEYRTSPLYNEHCRRASAALESAMAHHAHHG; encoded by the coding sequence ATGACGGCTTTCGCGAACGCCGCGAAGCTCCAGGAACGACCGGCCACGCGGCCGGTCGTTTCCTGCCGGGGTGTCGCGAAAGTGTTCTCCAACGGCACGCTGGCGCTGCAAAACGTCGATCTCGACATCAAGCATCATCAGTTCGTGTCGCTGTTGGGCCCGTCGGGCTGCGGCAAGTCCACGCTGCTGCGCTTGATCGCGGGATTGGGCGAGCCGTCGGCCGGCGAGATCGATTGGCCCGCCGACCGCGAGGGCGACGCGCATGCGCTGTCCTTCGTGTTCCAGGAACCAACGCTGATGCCCTGGGCGAGCGCCCTCAAGAACGTGATGCTGCCGCTGAAGATCGCGCGCATGTCCGCCGACGAAGCGCGCGGGCGTGCGGCCGACGCGCTGCGCCTGGTCGGCCTGTCGGCGTTCGAGAATTCCTATCCGCGCGAGCTTTCGGGCGGCATGAAGATGCGCGTGTCGATCGCGCGCGCGCTGGTCACGCGCCCGCAAGTGTTGCTAATGGACGAGCCCTTCGCCGCACTCGACGAAATCACGCGCTTCAAGCTCAACAACGATCTGCTGCGGCTGTGGCAGGATTCGAATTTCACCGTCGTCTTCGTCACCCATTCGGTGTTCGAAAGCGTGTTCCTGTCCGAACGCATCGTGGTGATGGCCGCGCGCCCGGGGCGCATCATCGAAGACATCGAAGTCGCCGCCCCCTATCCGCGCGACAACGAGTATCGCACCAGCCCGCTCTATAACGAGCATTGCCGCCGCGCTTCCGCCGCCTTGGAAAGCGCCATGGCCCATCACGCGCATCACGGCTGA
- a CDS encoding ABC transporter substrate-binding protein, with translation MTQRTISRRTSLGLLGAGVAAATLPAPALRAQTLDKFVYQTNWRAQAEHGGFYHALATGIYRKYGIDAEIRMGGPQQDPNALLVAGRVDAIMSNSFSGFRYVEENVPFIVVGSVMQKDPQVLISHPGMGNDTLPALKGKPILIGAGGRSSYWPWLRAKFGFSDDQIRPYTFNMAPFLADKNLSQQGFLTSEPNEIRKAGVEPVIHLLAEYGFENYQTTINTSVKLVNEKPDLMQRFINASIEGWYGYLNGDPKAANALIQRDNPDMAEDKILMSIAQMKQYGIVDSGDSKQLGVMCMTDARWKSFYDAMSAAGAVRPGLDISRAYTLKFINKRVGMG, from the coding sequence ATGACCCAAAGAACGATTTCCCGTCGCACCAGCCTCGGTCTTCTCGGTGCGGGCGTGGCCGCCGCGACGCTGCCCGCCCCTGCGCTGCGCGCCCAAACGCTCGACAAATTCGTCTACCAGACCAATTGGCGCGCCCAGGCCGAGCATGGCGGCTTCTATCACGCCCTCGCCACCGGCATTTATCGCAAATACGGCATCGACGCCGAGATCCGCATGGGCGGGCCGCAGCAGGACCCGAACGCGCTGCTGGTCGCCGGCCGCGTCGATGCGATCATGTCCAATTCGTTCTCCGGCTTCCGCTATGTCGAGGAGAACGTGCCCTTCATCGTCGTCGGCTCGGTCATGCAAAAGGACCCGCAGGTCCTGATCTCGCATCCCGGCATGGGCAACGACACGCTCCCCGCGCTGAAGGGCAAGCCGATCCTGATCGGCGCGGGCGGCCGCTCGTCCTACTGGCCGTGGCTGCGCGCCAAGTTCGGTTTCAGCGACGATCAGATCCGCCCCTACACCTTCAACATGGCGCCGTTCCTCGCCGACAAGAACCTGTCGCAGCAGGGCTTCCTGACGTCGGAGCCGAACGAAATCCGCAAGGCGGGCGTCGAGCCGGTGATCCATCTGCTCGCCGAATACGGCTTCGAGAACTACCAGACGACCATCAACACCTCGGTCAAGCTGGTCAACGAGAAGCCCGATCTGATGCAGCGCTTCATCAACGCGTCGATCGAAGGTTGGTACGGCTATCTCAACGGCGACCCGAAAGCCGCGAACGCCCTGATCCAGCGCGACAACCCGGATATGGCGGAAGACAAGATCCTGATGTCGATCGCGCAGATGAAGCAATACGGCATCGTCGATTCGGGCGATTCCAAGCAACTCGGCGTGATGTGCATGACCGACGCGCGCTGGAAATCGTTCTACGACGCGATGTCCGCGGCCGGCGCGGTGCGCCCCGGTCTCGACATCTCGCGCGCCTATACGCTGAAGTTCATCAACAAGCGCGTGGGTATGGGCTGA
- a CDS encoding creatininase family protein, whose translation MPAKRYWHELTSPDFDGLDPERTVAVLPVGAIEQHGPHLPVWVDARINQGVVERAVELLPADLGVLFLPAMPIGKSNEHLGFKGTLTLSAETLIRLWTEIGDGVARAGIRKFAIFNSHGGQPQIVDIVCRDLRVRHSMVAVAISSYMLGKPPGLFPAEELTYGIHAGSSETSLMMHLTPDLVKNEERRDFETLPKKLKGQFETIIPNGRTTVAWQIQDLHPLGAAGNALDADAERGKKLVDHMAAKLVQALSEIASYPLANIVDRH comes from the coding sequence ATCCCGGCCAAGCGCTACTGGCACGAACTCACCTCGCCCGATTTCGACGGGCTCGATCCCGAACGCACCGTCGCCGTTTTGCCCGTGGGCGCCATCGAGCAGCACGGGCCGCATTTGCCCGTTTGGGTCGATGCGCGCATCAACCAGGGCGTGGTTGAACGCGCGGTCGAATTGCTGCCTGCAGATCTGGGCGTGCTGTTCCTGCCCGCGATGCCGATCGGTAAATCGAACGAACATCTGGGCTTCAAGGGCACGCTGACGCTGTCGGCCGAAACGCTGATCCGGCTGTGGACCGAAATCGGCGACGGTGTCGCGCGCGCCGGGATCCGCAAATTCGCGATCTTCAATTCCCACGGCGGCCAGCCGCAGATCGTCGATATCGTGTGCCGCGATCTGCGCGTGCGCCATTCGATGGTCGCGGTGGCGATCAGTTCCTACATGCTGGGCAAACCGCCGGGCCTGTTCCCGGCCGAGGAATTGACCTACGGCATCCATGCGGGCTCGTCCGAGACCTCGCTGATGATGCATCTGACACCCGACCTGGTGAAGAACGAGGAACGGCGCGATTTCGAAACGCTGCCCAAGAAGCTGAAGGGCCAGTTCGAGACGATCATCCCGAACGGCCGCACGACAGTGGCATGGCAGATCCAGGATCTGCATCCGCTGGGGGCGGCGGGCAACGCGCTCGACGCCGACGCCGAGCGCGGTAAAAAACTCGTCGACCACATGGCCGCGAAGCTCGTCCAGGCCTTGTCGGAAATCGCGAGTTATCCACTGGCGAATATCGTCGACCGGCACTAG
- a CDS encoding cytochrome c family protein, whose amino-acid sequence MNSYELNKIFGAVVGSVLAITVIGYISNLLVHPRQLEKSVLDIKIESAAPTAAAAAPVELAPIAPLMASADAAAGAALLRNCTSCHTFDKGGRNGVGPNLWDIVGNKKGHIDGFAYSPGVAAKGGQWGYEELNQFLANPRAYIAGTRMAYAGMRRAEDRANLIAHLRTLSDSPKALP is encoded by the coding sequence ATGAATTCCTACGAGCTTAACAAGATTTTCGGCGCCGTCGTCGGCTCGGTGCTGGCGATCACGGTGATCGGCTACATCTCCAACCTGCTCGTCCATCCGCGTCAGCTCGAGAAGTCGGTTCTCGACATCAAGATCGAATCCGCGGCGCCGACCGCCGCCGCCGCGGCGCCGGTCGAATTGGCGCCGATCGCGCCGTTGATGGCGTCGGCCGATGCCGCGGCGGGTGCGGCGCTGCTGCGCAACTGCACGTCCTGCCATACCTTCGACAAGGGCGGGCGCAACGGCGTGGGTCCCAATCTGTGGGACATCGTCGGCAACAAGAAGGGCCATATCGACGGCTTCGCCTACTCGCCCGGCGTCGCGGCGAAAGGCGGCCAATGGGGCTACGAGGAGCTCAACCAGTTCCTCGCAAATCCGCGCGCCTATATCGCCGGGACGCGCATGGCTTACGCCGGTATGCGCCGCGCCGAAGATCGCGCGAACCTGATCGCGCATCTGCGCACGCTGTCGGACTCGCCGAAGGCGCTGCCGTAA
- a CDS encoding prephenate dehydratase → MKSAKIPARIAFQGVPGAYSHLACKHAYPKLAPLPCASFEDAFDAVRGGKAVLAMIPIENSTAGRVAEIHQMIPEAGLHIIGEHFERVNHHLLAPPGATLKTLKTVQSHVQALDQCRGNTRALGLKRVTGADTAGSAAEIAKAGDITRGAIASSLAGEIYGLKSLRKDFEDAEHNTTRFVVLSKKPKRADAKSGVCVTTFVFRVKNRAAALYKALGGFATNGVNMTKLESYMMGGKFTATQFYADVEGHPDQTPLAHALEELEFFSDMVKILGVYPAHRYRLQGRH, encoded by the coding sequence ATGAAGTCCGCCAAGATTCCCGCCCGTATCGCCTTCCAGGGCGTCCCGGGCGCCTATTCGCATCTTGCGTGCAAACACGCCTATCCGAAGCTAGCACCGCTGCCTTGCGCCAGCTTCGAAGACGCGTTCGACGCGGTGCGCGGCGGCAAGGCGGTTTTGGCGATGATCCCGATCGAGAATTCGACCGCGGGCCGCGTCGCCGAAATCCACCAAATGATTCCGGAAGCGGGCCTGCACATCATCGGCGAGCATTTCGAGCGCGTGAACCATCATCTGCTCGCCCCGCCGGGCGCCACGCTCAAAACGCTGAAGACGGTGCAAAGCCATGTCCAAGCGCTCGACCAGTGCCGCGGCAATACGCGTGCGCTCGGCCTGAAGCGCGTCACGGGGGCGGACACCGCCGGTTCGGCGGCCGAGATCGCCAAGGCCGGCGACATCACGCGCGGCGCCATCGCCTCGTCGCTCGCGGGCGAAATCTACGGCCTCAAATCCTTGCGGAAGGATTTCGAGGATGCCGAGCACAACACGACGCGCTTTGTCGTGCTGTCGAAGAAGCCGAAGCGCGCAGACGCGAAAAGCGGCGTGTGCGTTACGACCTTCGTGTTTCGGGTCAAGAACCGCGCGGCCGCGCTTTACAAGGCGCTGGGCGGGTTCGCGACCAATGGCGTGAACATGACCAAGCTCGAAAGCTACATGATGGGCGGCAAATTCACGGCGACGCAGTTCTACGCCGACGTCGAAGGCCATCCCGACCAGACGCCGCTCGCGCATGCGCTGGAGGAACTCGAATTCTTCTCCGACATGGTGAAGATCCTCGGCGTGTACCCGGCGCACCGCTATCGCTTGCAGGGTCGGCACTAG